In Sulfitobacter sp. M39, the following proteins share a genomic window:
- a CDS encoding copper-binding protein, which produces MNKLLISTALSLLITAPAFAAGTHGGGHGDDGHGDMHNEMAIGMPGKAEAVDRTIDVTMRETDDGEMIFEPAEFDIQKGETIRFAVTNKGEIEHEFVIDTIEGNAEHKEAMAKMDMEHDDPNSVRLDPGMDGEVIWTFANEGSFEFACLIPGHYESGMHGPITVAQSDDAPEAPLVYSTGKIKKVDAKGKKVTIIHGPLENLDMPSMTMVFKADEAMIGKMKEGQDIEFVAERVKGKLTVTAMK; this is translated from the coding sequence ATGAACAAACTTCTTATTTCGACCGCCCTCAGCCTACTCATCACCGCACCGGCCTTTGCAGCTGGCACCCACGGTGGCGGCCACGGTGATGACGGCCACGGCGACATGCACAACGAGATGGCCATCGGCATGCCCGGCAAGGCCGAGGCAGTCGATCGCACCATCGACGTGACCATGCGCGAAACCGACGATGGCGAGATGATCTTCGAGCCCGCCGAGTTCGATATCCAGAAAGGCGAGACGATCCGCTTTGCCGTCACCAACAAAGGCGAGATCGAGCATGAGTTCGTGATCGACACGATCGAGGGAAATGCCGAGCACAAAGAAGCTATGGCCAAGATGGACATGGAACATGACGATCCGAACTCGGTGCGCCTTGATCCCGGCATGGACGGCGAGGTGATCTGGACCTTTGCAAACGAAGGCAGCTTCGAATTCGCCTGCCTGATCCCCGGCCACTACGAATCCGGCATGCATGGCCCGATCACCGTGGCACAGTCCGATGATGCGCCCGAGGCACCTTTGGTCTACTCCACCGGGAAGATCAAAAAGGTCGACGCCAAGGGCAAGAAGGTCACCATCATCCACGGCCCGCTGGAAAACCTCGACATGCCGTCCATGACAATGGTGTTCAAAGCTGACGAAGCGATGATCGGCAAGATGAAGGAAGGCCAAGACATCGAATTCGTCGCTGAACGTGTAAAAGGCAAGCTGACCGTTACAGCGATGAAATAA
- a CDS encoding multicopper oxidase family protein, whose protein sequence is MNRRQFLASVSAAAILPMPSAAAADPIKLKAEAVIRQILPDGDGTTEMLGFNGSVPGPELRVKRGAQVSIELENGLKEGTAVHWHGIRLENAMDGVPMLTQDLINPGDSKTYSFVPPDAGTYWYHSHYISQEQVARGMMGPLIVEDDVPPDVDHDITVVLSDWIMNEDGSLADRFTDMHSVAHAGYMGNFARAFLSPAEVKQADRVRFRIINAATNRIFPLTLAGVTGSVVALDGMALDQPRGLSDLMLAPAQRADLIVDITGPVSFDMLSGSGPYRLADLAVNGKNTDRKPDQIVPLAAPDLPVPGDHTQHLTLTMMGGAMGGRHDGTNIWSFNDVSDLPDTPFAEIKRGETVRITLANDTAFPHGIHLHGHHFYELTADGSLGDLRDTTLVAAGESRDVLCVFDNPGRWLIHCHMLSHAIGGMRTWVQVA, encoded by the coding sequence ATGAACAGAAGACAATTTCTCGCAAGCGTTTCGGCTGCGGCTATCCTGCCGATGCCAAGTGCCGCCGCTGCGGACCCTATAAAACTGAAGGCCGAGGCCGTCATTCGCCAGATCCTTCCCGACGGCGACGGCACCACCGAAATGCTGGGGTTTAACGGTTCGGTACCCGGACCCGAGCTAAGAGTGAAACGAGGCGCGCAGGTCTCGATCGAGTTGGAAAACGGGTTGAAGGAAGGCACCGCTGTCCATTGGCACGGCATCCGGCTTGAAAATGCGATGGACGGTGTGCCGATGCTGACGCAAGACCTGATCAACCCCGGCGACAGTAAGACCTATAGCTTTGTGCCACCCGACGCGGGCACCTATTGGTACCATTCGCACTACATTTCGCAAGAACAGGTCGCCCGCGGCATGATGGGCCCCCTGATCGTCGAAGACGACGTTCCCCCCGATGTAGACCACGACATCACCGTGGTCCTGTCGGATTGGATCATGAACGAGGATGGCAGCCTTGCGGACCGTTTCACCGACATGCACAGCGTCGCCCACGCCGGATATATGGGTAACTTCGCGCGCGCTTTTCTATCGCCCGCAGAGGTGAAACAGGCAGACCGCGTCAGGTTTCGGATCATCAACGCGGCCACCAACCGTATCTTCCCCCTGACCCTTGCAGGCGTCACTGGGTCGGTCGTCGCGTTGGACGGGATGGCACTGGACCAGCCGCGCGGCCTTTCTGACCTAATGCTCGCGCCCGCTCAGCGTGCGGACTTGATTGTCGATATCACTGGCCCCGTAAGCTTTGATATGTTGTCTGGGTCCGGGCCCTACCGACTGGCCGATCTGGCCGTGAACGGCAAGAATACGGACCGCAAGCCGGATCAGATTGTACCGCTTGCAGCGCCAGACCTGCCGGTGCCCGGCGACCACACTCAGCACCTTACGCTGACCATGATGGGGGGCGCTATGGGTGGGCGACATGATGGCACAAACATCTGGTCTTTCAACGACGTCTCGGACCTGCCCGACACGCCCTTTGCCGAAATCAAACGCGGCGAAACGGTGCGGATCACCCTCGCCAATGATACCGCTTTCCCGCATGGCATCCACCTGCACGGTCACCACTTCTACGAGCTGACCGCCGACGGCAGCCTCGGAGATCTGCGCGACACGACGCTGGTCGCTGCAGGCGAAAGCCGTGATGTCCTTTGCGTGTTCGACAATCCGGGCCGCTGGTTGATCCATTGCCACATGCTAAGCCACGCCATCGGAGGGATGCGCACATGGGTGCAGGTCGCATGA
- a CDS encoding ABC transporter ATP-binding protein — MLRQFFEYYRPHTRLFWVDFGSAVLSGLLELAFPLAITAFIDHLLPLGDLRLTILAAIGLLLVYLVNTALMGVVIYWGHRLGIEIETEMRRRAFSHLTRLSWRWYDRARTGKLVARVTRDLEEIGEVAHHGPEDLFIAVVTFVGAFVLMINLHVTLALITVVIVPLMVWVVAVYGARMTRSWRDIYARVGAFNVRLEEAISGIRVVQAFANEGHEETLFARDNAAYRRTKLSAYAIMAKASAIHYMGLRFVQVVVMVAGAGFVLEGSLTTGGFVGFLLLVSVFFRPLEKIAAVIETYPRGIAGFQRYTELLQTDRDVSDRPDAVAVTVTQGEVAFEDVSFAYDSPLPILHNVTLTAKAGETVAFVGPSGAGKTTLLALLPRFYDPSGGRITIDGIDIADMTLNSLRSQIGLVSQDVFLFGSTLRENILYGKLDATAAELDAAVENAQLGALVAALPEGLETIVGERGVMLSGGQKQRVAIARAFLKNPPILILDEATSALDRETERDIQQALERLSKGRTTLIIAHRLETVKHADQIIVMEAGRKVEAGTHDSLRTRNGLYARLT; from the coding sequence ATGCTCCGCCAATTTTTCGAATACTATCGTCCCCACACGCGCCTGTTCTGGGTCGACTTCGGCTCTGCCGTGTTGTCCGGCTTGCTGGAGCTTGCCTTCCCGCTTGCCATCACCGCCTTCATAGATCACCTGCTGCCGCTTGGCGATCTGAGGCTGACCATACTGGCCGCGATTGGGCTGCTCTTGGTGTATCTGGTCAACACCGCCCTGATGGGGGTGGTGATCTATTGGGGGCACCGTCTGGGGATCGAGATCGAGACCGAGATGCGCCGCCGCGCTTTTTCGCATCTGACGCGGCTGTCGTGGCGCTGGTATGACCGTGCGCGTACCGGCAAGCTTGTCGCCCGCGTGACCCGCGACCTTGAAGAAATAGGCGAGGTCGCGCACCACGGCCCCGAAGACCTGTTTATCGCGGTGGTTACCTTTGTCGGGGCCTTTGTGCTGATGATCAATCTGCATGTCACGCTCGCCCTGATTACGGTCGTGATCGTGCCCCTGATGGTCTGGGTCGTGGCCGTTTACGGGGCGCGCATGACACGGTCCTGGCGCGATATCTATGCGCGCGTGGGGGCCTTTAACGTGCGCCTGGAGGAAGCCATCAGCGGCATCCGGGTCGTGCAGGCCTTTGCCAATGAAGGTCACGAAGAAACGTTGTTCGCGCGCGACAACGCGGCCTATCGCAGGACCAAACTGTCGGCCTATGCGATCATGGCGAAAGCAAGCGCGATACATTACATGGGATTGCGTTTCGTGCAGGTTGTGGTGATGGTGGCGGGCGCGGGTTTTGTGCTGGAGGGGTCGCTGACCACGGGCGGCTTTGTCGGCTTCCTGCTGCTGGTCAGCGTCTTTTTCCGTCCGCTGGAAAAAATCGCCGCTGTGATCGAAACCTACCCCCGCGGTATCGCCGGTTTCCAACGCTACACCGAACTGTTGCAGACCGACCGTGATGTCAGCGATCGACCGGATGCTGTCGCAGTGACCGTCACGCAAGGCGAGGTCGCTTTTGAAGATGTGTCGTTTGCCTATGACAGCCCATTGCCCATCCTGCACAACGTCACCTTGACCGCCAAAGCCGGTGAGACAGTGGCTTTTGTCGGGCCGTCGGGTGCAGGCAAGACAACGCTTCTGGCATTGCTCCCGCGGTTTTACGACCCTTCCGGCGGGCGGATTACGATTGATGGGATCGACATTGCGGATATGACCCTGAACAGTCTGCGCTCTCAGATCGGGTTGGTCTCTCAGGATGTGTTCCTATTCGGGTCCACCCTGCGCGAGAATATCCTGTACGGAAAACTCGATGCCACGGCGGCGGAACTGGATGCCGCGGTCGAGAATGCCCAGTTGGGCGCGCTGGTCGCCGCATTGCCCGAGGGGCTGGAAACCATCGTGGGGGAGCGGGGTGTCATGCTGTCGGGCGGGCAGAAACAGCGCGTCGCCATTGCCCGCGCGTTCCTGAAAAACCCGCCGATCCTGATCCTGGACGAGGCAACATCGGCGCTGGATCGCGAGACGGAGCGAGATATCCAGCAGGCGTTGGAGCGTCTTTCAAAGGGCCGCACCACCCTCATTATCGCGCATCGGCTTGAGACGGTGAAACATGCCGACCAGATCATCGTGATGGAGGCAGGGCGCAAGGTCGAAGCCGGAACGCACGACAGCCTGCGCACGCGCAATGGCCTTTACGCGCGGCTGACATAA